One Salmo trutta chromosome 12, fSalTru1.1, whole genome shotgun sequence genomic region harbors:
- the vsig10l2 gene encoding V-set and immunoglobulin domain-containing protein 10-like 2: MRAGPKLQKLAQSLGDLQVISGAASLSIERLPLAAEGLYTCQALYDTEQGAKLYYYYIHLRVLAEGSLVWLRCGLENGTGPLYFLWEHETHSGLVSTVSQGNSSVFNMTEVNRNHTGWYRCVARNQVNQERSDRIWLDIIFGPDIPQIDVTPYSITDRGYSAQERQTVSLLCQAQSNPPSQYVWFYNNSQVYTGPQFTITRILRMHTGTYACLAQNTYLNTRSMKTISLTVYCE, from the exons GCCCTAAGCTGCAGAAGCTGGCCCAGAGTCTAGGAGACCTTCAGGTGATCTCTGGCGCCGCCTCTCTGAGTATAGAACGCCTCCCATTGGCTGCCGAGGGCCTCTACACTTGCCAGGCTCTCTACGACACAGAGCAGGGAGCCAAgctatactactactacatacACCTACGGGTACTGG CGGAGGGATCTTTGGTGTGGCTGCGCTGCGGCCTGGAGAACGGCACAGGGCCGCTTTACTTCCTGTGGGAGCATGAGACACACAGCGGATTGGTCAGCACCGTGTCCCAGGGCAACAGCAGCGTGTTCAACATGACAGAAGTCAACCGTAACCACACAGGCTGGTATCGTTGTGTGGCCCGGAACCAGGTCAACCAGGAACGGTCCGACCGCATCTGGCTGGACATCATCT TTGGTCCTGATATTCCCCAGATAGATGTGACTCCCTACAGTATAACAGACAGAGGATACTCTGCTCAGGAGAGACAGAcggtctctctcctctgccaggCCCAGTCCAACCCTCCCAGTCAATATGTCTGGTTCTACAACAACAG CCAGGTGTACACGGGACCCCAGTTCACCATCACTAGGATTCTGCGGATGCACACTGGTACCTACGCCTGTTTGGCTCAGAACACATACCTCAACACCCGCTCTATGAAGACCATAAGCCTCACCGTTTACTGTGAGTAA